One genomic window of Salvia miltiorrhiza cultivar Shanhuang (shh) chromosome 4, IMPLAD_Smil_shh, whole genome shotgun sequence includes the following:
- the LOC131023458 gene encoding uncharacterized protein LOC131023458 — protein sequence MACNLGVSKSLVGVWVKDKKLRAHTNAIKPLLTPQNKISRLRWSLRQLSDINVEGFIKFQTMFNTIHIDEKWFYLTKSKDRYYLMPGELDPYRACKSKRYIPKIMFSCAIAQPIIDAQGNVIFDGKMGIFPFTYEEAAQRNSKNRVKGTMEVKAIPNITQNVIRDSMINKMLPYFKSKWPSFASKNIFIQQDNVKPHIKVDDPEFLAVARADGFNIQLVCQPANSPDTNVNDLGFFRAIQSLKDQKPVKDVGELIKNVQDAYNEYPPQKINHVFLTFQSCYQEIIKAKGDNNYKIPHMNKERLERIGMLPDAISISQQLVDESMEFLEGNNHADTTEYTDGQAEEFQQNMSDILEGLTHVNIN from the exons ATGGCATGTAACCTAGGAGTTAGTAAGTCACTTGTAGGTGTGTGGGTGAAAGACAAGAAACTTAGAGCACATACCAATGCTATCAAACCGCTTTTAACCCCTCAAAACAAGATATCAAGGCTGCGATGGAGCCTTAGGCAGCTTAGTGACATAAATGTGGAGGGATTTATCAAGTTTCAAACCATGTTCAACACCATACACATAGATGAGAAGTGGTTTTACTTAACCAAAAGCAAGGATAGATATTACCTTATGCCGGGTGAGTTGGACCCGTATAGGGCTTGCAAATCAAAGAGATACATACCAAAGATTATGTTTAGTTGTGCAATTGCACAACCTATCATAGATGCTCAAGGAAACGTGATTTTTGATGGAAAGATGGGAATTTTCCCATTCACATATGAAGAGGCAGCTCAAAGGAACTCAAAAAATAGAGTTAAAGGGACAATGGAAGTGAAAGCAATACCCAATATCACCCAAAACGTCATAAGGGACTCAATGATTAACAAG ATGTTGCCCTACTTCAAATCAAAGTGGCCTTCATTTGCAAGCAAGAATATATTTATACAACAAGACAATGTCAAACCACACATAAAGGTTGATGATCCGGAGTTCTTAGCAGTTGCAAGAGCAGATGGATTCAATATCCAACTGGTCTGCCAACCTGCTAACTCTCCAGACACCAATGTTAATGATTTGGGATTCTTTAGAGCAATTCAAAGCCTCAAAGATCAGAAACCAGTGAAGGACGTAGGGGAACTAATCAAGAATGTGCAAGATGCATACAATGAGTACCCGCCTCAAAAGATAAATCATGTTTTTCTAACTTTCCAGTCTTGCTACCAGGAGATTATCAAAGCCAAAGGGGACAACAATTACAAAATCCCACACATGAACAAAGAGAGGTTAGAAAGGATTGGCATGCTACCAgatgcaatttcaatttcacAACAGCTAGTGGATGAGAGTATGGAGTTCTTAGAGGGAAACAATCATGCTGACACAACAGAATACACAGATGGTCAAGCTGAAGAATTTCAACAGAACATGTCAGACATCCTAGAGGGTCTCACACATGTAAACATCAATTAG